One genomic window of Salvia miltiorrhiza cultivar Shanhuang (shh) chromosome 4, IMPLAD_Smil_shh, whole genome shotgun sequence includes the following:
- the LOC131020624 gene encoding uncharacterized protein LOC131020624 isoform X3: MSSREQLLDSLTAHISLYHSKTAGDSPNPSPSTRPAVLRWFSSLSVHQRRAHLTILDANFVAILVQMEEKLQSSGCGRFIILPDLPQNDGSALPTLCYRKSEGLLLRSSESNGAEGAIRGSLELFSSAEGERGGEGGGFGRLDAACLNEGLVEDVSRFVDVADEITNGEFLRGGEEAEMAADWLELGWLKAKGYYSLEEFVVNRMEVSLRLAWLNSNSGKKRGVKLKERLSAAGVAANVFWRKKGCVDWWEKLDDSVKKKVYSTYLGKAARSLTADIVNGKVNFSDDKMWFYDGSNKQLLRCDSDSLSKRDIATSGRKSSKVRSKAKPAEDSGDLSALYQIFNSLYILQVISTLLSAAQFGGYQKEKLFFSSLDCINSISDIIIRKLRELLMVISLDCTKFELLVEENTDSRTKKVNEKHVINNRKKKGKNHSKKLNPVPRPCQDNPKPIMPAKGRGAGKLCISHEDARQSDKYDGEVPEKDPAHGNHLSVHTMEPVKGVNNGKVRNASRKSRKERKKLKSSGSSGPEVGSCQSRSIKVSSARVSPQDGTLMSDWTSGSLTFDVVSNDTVIQIDRPDANSSLSSSIGTDNVGQHVGSCYSTKTDTHLSLRNNIKVGVVENAATRPITTKTDSMNDNLYSGEAVVECNDNMSSKAIDHGNYAVGDSGRQMKGSEPERKSSQVKEQGSLGLLRVGAINSPAYISYEWPSTAPIHPSTNAHHPAATDRLHLDVGCNLQNHFHHSFVQTLQVRNSPIDSAYNGIMPRPLPMSFDWPPTVRGVNRLVPSSTCSYDSEFISRRQSSFRQSIAAHSAQSGAAMSEDERTISSDLMELPDVPNPLELTDEHDKNWMSEEELESHAIGGMDYNQYFGGGVMYWNPTDHPGTSFSRPPSLCSDDSSWAWREADMNRDVDDMVAFSSSYSTNGLTSPSAGSFCSPFDPLGPGPLNYIMPGSEISSKVLHSSSTMTDIGAEESVSGSVSNISGDGDVTTVDSLPYPILRPIIIPSMSRERSRSEFKRGYDHKSPCVPPNRRDQPRIKRPPSPVVLCVPRAPHPPPPPPVGDSRKHRGFPTVRSGSSSPRHWGVKGWFHDGLNFEETCMPMEGSEVTWPSWRNKGLPSRQITQPLAGTLLQDRLVAISQLARDQEHPDVTFPLQPPESQNNSPHKASLPLVHDILHDEINSFCKQVAAENLIRKPYINWAVKRVARSLQVLWPRSRTSVYGSNATGLSLPSSDVDLVVSLPPVRNLEPIKEAGILEGRNGIKETCLQHAARYLANQEWVKSDSLKIVENTAIPIIMLVVEVPCDLFSTPSNVQTPKEEAVLVASDKGIQNDAGSTESIASLNWSKTGNCSNDESKSVRLDISFKSSTHTGLQTTGLVKDLTERFPAVTPLALVLKQFLADRSLDQSYSGGLSSYCLILLITRLLQHEHHHGRPINQNYGSLLMDFLYFFGVGWSVDGALRNFNPPTPPWIRMGGPACPKLLQTTEHIGHTSNTFFIS; encoded by the exons ATGAGTTCGCGAGAGCAGCTCCTCGACTCTCTCACCGCCCACATCTCTCTCTACCACTCCAAAACCGCTGGCGACAGCCCCAACCCGAGTCCGAGCACCCGGCCAGCCGTACTCCGATGGTTCTCCTCGCTGTCGGTGCACCAGCGCCGCGCGCACCTGACGATTCTAGACGCGAACTTCGTCGCGATCCTCGTCCAGATGGAGGAGAAGCTCCAGTCCAGCGGCTGCGGCCGATTCATCATCCTCCCCGACCTCCCGCAAAATGACGGTTCTGCCCTCCCCACGCTGTGTTACCGGAAATCCGAGGGTTTGCTGTTGCGATCCTCGGAGTCCAACGGCGCGGAGGGCGCGATTCGCGGCTCGCTGGAGCTGTTCAGCTCGGCCGAGGGCGAGAGGGGTGGGGAGGGGGGTGGATTTGGCCGTCTCGATGCGGCGTGTTTGAATGAGGGTTTGGTGGAGGATGTGAGTAGATTCGTGGATGTTGCGGATGAGATTACGAATGGGGAGTTTCTACGGGGGGGAGAGGAGGCTGAGATGGCGGCGGATTGGTTGGAGCTCGGGTGGCTGAAGGCAAAGGGGTATTATAGTTTGGAGGAGTTTGTTGTGAATAGAATGGAGGTGTCGTTGAGGTTGGCGTGGTTGAATAGTAATAGTGGGAAGAAAAGAGGGGTGAAGTTGAAGGAGAGGTTGAGTGCTGCTGGTGTTGCAGCGAATGTGTTCTGGAGGAAGAAAGGCTGCGTGGATTGGTGGGAGAAGTTGGATGATTCTGTGAAGAAGAAGGTGTACTCTACGTACTTGGGGAAAGCTGCACGCTCGCTG ACAGCTGATATAGTGAACGGAAAAGTTAACTTCTCAGATGATAAAATGTGGTTTTATGATGGTAGCAATAAACAATTGCTGAGATGTGATTCTGATTCATTGAGTAAACGAGATATTGCAACAAGCGGAAGGAAATCTTCAAAAGTTAGATCTAAAGCCAAGCCTGCAGAAGATTCTGGGGATCTCTCTGCACTGTATCAGATTTTCAATAGTTTGTACATTCTTCAGGTTATTTCTACTTTGTTATCTGCAGCTCAGTTTGGTGGTTACCAGAAAGAGAAACTTTTTTTCAGTTCTCTGGACTGTATAAATAGTATTTCTGACATCATAATTAGGAAATTGCGGGAGTTACTCATGGTTATTTCACTTGATTGCACAAAATTTGAGTTACTGGTAGAGGAAAATACGGACTCCCGAACAAAGAAAGTAAATGAGAAACATGTTATCAACAATCGTAAGAAGAAAGGGAAGAACCACAGTAAAAAGTTGAATCCTGTTCCAAGACCTTGTCAAGATAATCCAAAACCAATAATGCCGGCTAAG GGTAGAGGAGCTGGGAAGTTATGTATCAGTCATGAAGATGCTAGACAGTCCGACAAGTATGATGGTGAAGTTCCAGAAAAGGATCCAGCACATGGGAATCACTTATCAGTGCATACAATG GAACCTGTAAAAGGAGTAAATAATGGAAAAGTCCGAAATGCTTCCAGAAAGAgtaggaaagaaagaaaaaagctTAAAAGCTCGGGCTCCAGTGGTCCAGAGGTTGGTAGTTGTCAATCAAGATCCATTAAAGTTTCCTCTGCCCGGGTTAGTCCTCAAGATGGAACTCTGATGTCTGACTGGACTTCTGGAAGTTTAACTTTTGATGTTGTATCTAATGATACTGTGATTCAGATTGACAGGCCTGATGCAAACTCAAGTCTTTCTAGTAGTATAGGTACTGATAACGTTGGACAACATGTGGGCAGTTGTTATTCTACTAAAACTGATACTCATCTCTCCTTGAGGAACAATATAAAAGTGGGTGTAGTGGAAAATGCTGCCACAAGGCCCATAACTACTAAAACTGACTCCATGAATGATAATCTGTATTCGGGTGAGGCTGTGGTTGAGTGTAATGACAATATGTCCTCAAAAGCGATTGACCATGGAAATTATGCAGTGGGTGATTCGGGGAGACAAATGAAAGGTAGTGAACCAGAGAGAAAATCATCTCAGGTAAAGGAGCAAGGAAGTCTTGGTCTCCTTAGAGTTGGGGCCATAAATTCGCCAGCGTACATTTCTTATGAGTGGCCAAGCACAGCTCCAATTCATCCTTCGACGAACGCACATCACCCTGCTGCCACTGATAGATTACATCTTGATGTTGGTTGCAATTTACAAAATCATTTCCACCATTCTTTTGTACAAACTTTACAAGTAAGAAATTCTCCTATTGACAGTGCGTATAATGGAATTATGCCTAGACCTTTGCCAATGAGTTTTGATTGGCCCCCCACGGTGCGCGGTGTTAATAGGCTAGTCCCATCAAGTACTTGCAGTTATGATTCTGAGTTCATTTCAAGAAGACAGTCTTCGTTTCGGCAAAGCATTGCAGCCCACAGTGCGCAGTCTGGTGCAGCTATGTCTGAGGATGAAAGGACCATTTCTAGTGACCTGATGGAATTACCTGATGTCCCGAATCCACTGGAACTGACGGATGAGCATGATAAGAACTGGATGTCCGAGGAAGAGTTAGAGTCTCATGCAATTGGAGGGATGGATTACAATCAGTACTTTGGTGGTGGTGTGATGTATTGGAACCCGACTGATCACCCAGGGACCAGTTTCTCTCGCCCTCCTTCTCTCTGTTCAGATGATAGCTCCTGGGCTTGGAGAGAAGCAGATATGAACAGGGATGTTGATGATATGGTTGCTTTCTCCTCCTCTTACAGTACAAATGGGTTGACCTCTCCATCTGCTGGTTCCTTTTGCTCCCCATTTGATCCTTTGGGACCAGGGCCTCTTAATTACATTATGCCTGGAAGTGAAATTAGCAGCAAGGTTCTTCATTCTTCCTCAACCATGACTGATATTGGTGCAGAAGAGAGTGTATCTGGATCTGTCTCCAATATTTCAGGTGATGGAGATGTAACGACTGTGGACTCACTCCCATACCCCATTTTGAGGCCTATAATCATCCCTAGTATGTCGAGGGAAAGATCAAGATCAGAGTTTAAGCGTGGTTATGATCACAAAAGTCCCTGTGTTCCTCCAAACAGACGGGATCAGCCTCGGATTAAGAGGCCCCCTTCTCCTGTAGTCCTCTGTGTACCACGTGCTCCTCAtccacctccaccgcctcctGTTGGTGACTCTAGAAAACATAGGGGATTCCCTACTGTTAGATCTGGTAGCTCAAGCCCAAGGCACTGGGGTGTTAAAGGTTGGTTCCACGATGGACTCAATTTTGAGGAAACTTGCATGCCCATGGAAGGGAGTGAAGTAACTTGGCCTTCTTGGAGGAACAAGGGCCTTCCATCCCGTCAGATTACGCAGCCTTTAGCAGGAACGTTGCTTCAAGATCGACTTGTTGCAATTTCCCAATTAGCTCGTGATCAAGAACAC CCAGATGTTACATTTCCTCTGCAACCTCCTGAATCGCAGAACAATTCCCCTCACAAGGCTTCTCTGCCACTGGTCCATGATATTCTGCATGATGAAATCAACTCTTTCTGCAAGCAG GTTGCTGCAGAGAATCTCATCCGGAAGCCTTATATTAATTGGGCTGTTAAGCGTGTTGCACGGTCCCTTCAAGTCTTATGGCCTCGTTCCAGAACAAGCGTTTATGGCTCAAACGCAACAGGTTTATCTCTGCCATCTAGCGATGTGGATCTTGTGGTTTCTCTCCCTCCTGTGAGGAACTTG GAACCTATCAAAGAAGCTGGTATTTTAGAGGGACGCAATGGCATCAAAGAAACATGCCTTCAG CATGCTGCCAGGTATCTTGCAAACCAGGAGTGGGTCAAAAGTGATTCTCTCAAGATTGTTGAAAATACAGCT ATACCTATCATCATGCTTGTGGTGGAAGTTCCTTGTGATCTTTTCTCTACTCCTTCAAATGTACAAACCCCAAAGGAAGAAGCAGTTCTGGTAGCTTCTGACAAAGGCATTCAGAATGATGCAGGAAGCACAGAGTCTATTGCTTCTCTTAATTGGAGTAAGACAGGAAATTGTAGTAATGATGAATCCAAATCTGTTCGTCTTGACATTAGTTTCAAGTCTTCTACGCACACTGGACTTCAGACAACTGGACTG GTTAAAGATCTTACAGAGCGGTTTCCTGCTGTAACACCTCTTGCATTGGTGCTAAAACAGTTCCTCGCTGATCGTAGCCTGGATCAGTCTTATTCAGGTGGATTAAGCTCATACTGCCTG ATATTATTGATCACACGGTTGTTGCAGCACGAGCATCATCATGGCCGACCAATTAATCAA AATTATGGGAGCCTCCTGATGGATTTCCTATATTTCTTCGG GGTGGGTTGGTCCGTAGATGGCGCGCTCCGAAACTTtaacccacccaccccaccttGGATCAGGATGGGTGGGCCAGCCTGCCCAAAACTTCTGCAGACAACTGAACATATTGGTCATACTTCAAATACTTTCTTCATCTCATAA
- the LOC131020624 gene encoding uncharacterized protein LOC131020624 isoform X1 has protein sequence MSSREQLLDSLTAHISLYHSKTAGDSPNPSPSTRPAVLRWFSSLSVHQRRAHLTILDANFVAILVQMEEKLQSSGCGRFIILPDLPQNDGSALPTLCYRKSEGLLLRSSESNGAEGAIRGSLELFSSAEGERGGEGGGFGRLDAACLNEGLVEDVSRFVDVADEITNGEFLRGGEEAEMAADWLELGWLKAKGYYSLEEFVVNRMEVSLRLAWLNSNSGKKRGVKLKERLSAAGVAANVFWRKKGCVDWWEKLDDSVKKKVYSTYLGKAARSLTADIVNGKVNFSDDKMWFYDGSNKQLLRCDSDSLSKRDIATSGRKSSKVRSKAKPAEDSGDLSALYQIFNSLYILQVISTLLSAAQFGGYQKEKLFFSSLDCINSISDIIIRKLRELLMVISLDCTKFELLVEENTDSRTKKVNEKHVINNRKKKGKNHSKKLNPVPRPCQDNPKPIMPAKGRGAGKLCISHEDARQSDKYDGEVPEKDPAHGNHLSVHTMEPVKGVNNGKVRNASRKSRKERKKLKSSGSSGPEVGSCQSRSIKVSSARVSPQDGTLMSDWTSGSLTFDVVSNDTVIQIDRPDANSSLSSSIGTDNVGQHVGSCYSTKTDTHLSLRNNIKVGVVENAATRPITTKTDSMNDNLYSGEAVVECNDNMSSKAIDHGNYAVGDSGRQMKGSEPERKSSQVKEQGSLGLLRVGAINSPAYISYEWPSTAPIHPSTNAHHPAATDRLHLDVGCNLQNHFHHSFVQTLQVRNSPIDSAYNGIMPRPLPMSFDWPPTVRGVNRLVPSSTCSYDSEFISRRQSSFRQSIAAHSAQSGAAMSEDERTISSDLMELPDVPNPLELTDEHDKNWMSEEELESHAIGGMDYNQYFGGGVMYWNPTDHPGTSFSRPPSLCSDDSSWAWREADMNRDVDDMVAFSSSYSTNGLTSPSAGSFCSPFDPLGPGPLNYIMPGSEISSKVLHSSSTMTDIGAEESVSGSVSNISGDGDVTTVDSLPYPILRPIIIPSMSRERSRSEFKRGYDHKSPCVPPNRRDQPRIKRPPSPVVLCVPRAPHPPPPPPVGDSRKHRGFPTVRSGSSSPRHWGVKGWFHDGLNFEETCMPMEGSEVTWPSWRNKGLPSRQITQPLAGTLLQDRLVAISQLARDQEHPDVTFPLQPPESQNNSPHKASLPLVHDILHDEINSFCKQVAAENLIRKPYINWAVKRVARSLQVLWPRSRTSVYGSNATGLSLPSSDVDLVVSLPPVRNLEPIKEAGILEGRNGIKETCLQHAARYLANQEWVKSDSLKIVENTAIPIIMLVVEVPCDLFSTPSNVQTPKEEAVLVASDKGIQNDAGSTESIASLNWSKTGNCSNDESKSVRLDISFKSSTHTGLQTTGLVKDLTERFPAVTPLALVLKQFLADRSLDQSYSGGLSSYCLILLITRLLQHEHHHGRPINQNYGSLLMDFLYFFGNVFDPRQMRISVQGSGVYLNRERGCNIDPLCIDDPLFLANNVGRNCFRIHQCIKAFADAYAMLKNELTCIDNDGIDAKPTCKLLPKLIPSIGHLVGT, from the exons ATGAGTTCGCGAGAGCAGCTCCTCGACTCTCTCACCGCCCACATCTCTCTCTACCACTCCAAAACCGCTGGCGACAGCCCCAACCCGAGTCCGAGCACCCGGCCAGCCGTACTCCGATGGTTCTCCTCGCTGTCGGTGCACCAGCGCCGCGCGCACCTGACGATTCTAGACGCGAACTTCGTCGCGATCCTCGTCCAGATGGAGGAGAAGCTCCAGTCCAGCGGCTGCGGCCGATTCATCATCCTCCCCGACCTCCCGCAAAATGACGGTTCTGCCCTCCCCACGCTGTGTTACCGGAAATCCGAGGGTTTGCTGTTGCGATCCTCGGAGTCCAACGGCGCGGAGGGCGCGATTCGCGGCTCGCTGGAGCTGTTCAGCTCGGCCGAGGGCGAGAGGGGTGGGGAGGGGGGTGGATTTGGCCGTCTCGATGCGGCGTGTTTGAATGAGGGTTTGGTGGAGGATGTGAGTAGATTCGTGGATGTTGCGGATGAGATTACGAATGGGGAGTTTCTACGGGGGGGAGAGGAGGCTGAGATGGCGGCGGATTGGTTGGAGCTCGGGTGGCTGAAGGCAAAGGGGTATTATAGTTTGGAGGAGTTTGTTGTGAATAGAATGGAGGTGTCGTTGAGGTTGGCGTGGTTGAATAGTAATAGTGGGAAGAAAAGAGGGGTGAAGTTGAAGGAGAGGTTGAGTGCTGCTGGTGTTGCAGCGAATGTGTTCTGGAGGAAGAAAGGCTGCGTGGATTGGTGGGAGAAGTTGGATGATTCTGTGAAGAAGAAGGTGTACTCTACGTACTTGGGGAAAGCTGCACGCTCGCTG ACAGCTGATATAGTGAACGGAAAAGTTAACTTCTCAGATGATAAAATGTGGTTTTATGATGGTAGCAATAAACAATTGCTGAGATGTGATTCTGATTCATTGAGTAAACGAGATATTGCAACAAGCGGAAGGAAATCTTCAAAAGTTAGATCTAAAGCCAAGCCTGCAGAAGATTCTGGGGATCTCTCTGCACTGTATCAGATTTTCAATAGTTTGTACATTCTTCAGGTTATTTCTACTTTGTTATCTGCAGCTCAGTTTGGTGGTTACCAGAAAGAGAAACTTTTTTTCAGTTCTCTGGACTGTATAAATAGTATTTCTGACATCATAATTAGGAAATTGCGGGAGTTACTCATGGTTATTTCACTTGATTGCACAAAATTTGAGTTACTGGTAGAGGAAAATACGGACTCCCGAACAAAGAAAGTAAATGAGAAACATGTTATCAACAATCGTAAGAAGAAAGGGAAGAACCACAGTAAAAAGTTGAATCCTGTTCCAAGACCTTGTCAAGATAATCCAAAACCAATAATGCCGGCTAAG GGTAGAGGAGCTGGGAAGTTATGTATCAGTCATGAAGATGCTAGACAGTCCGACAAGTATGATGGTGAAGTTCCAGAAAAGGATCCAGCACATGGGAATCACTTATCAGTGCATACAATG GAACCTGTAAAAGGAGTAAATAATGGAAAAGTCCGAAATGCTTCCAGAAAGAgtaggaaagaaagaaaaaagctTAAAAGCTCGGGCTCCAGTGGTCCAGAGGTTGGTAGTTGTCAATCAAGATCCATTAAAGTTTCCTCTGCCCGGGTTAGTCCTCAAGATGGAACTCTGATGTCTGACTGGACTTCTGGAAGTTTAACTTTTGATGTTGTATCTAATGATACTGTGATTCAGATTGACAGGCCTGATGCAAACTCAAGTCTTTCTAGTAGTATAGGTACTGATAACGTTGGACAACATGTGGGCAGTTGTTATTCTACTAAAACTGATACTCATCTCTCCTTGAGGAACAATATAAAAGTGGGTGTAGTGGAAAATGCTGCCACAAGGCCCATAACTACTAAAACTGACTCCATGAATGATAATCTGTATTCGGGTGAGGCTGTGGTTGAGTGTAATGACAATATGTCCTCAAAAGCGATTGACCATGGAAATTATGCAGTGGGTGATTCGGGGAGACAAATGAAAGGTAGTGAACCAGAGAGAAAATCATCTCAGGTAAAGGAGCAAGGAAGTCTTGGTCTCCTTAGAGTTGGGGCCATAAATTCGCCAGCGTACATTTCTTATGAGTGGCCAAGCACAGCTCCAATTCATCCTTCGACGAACGCACATCACCCTGCTGCCACTGATAGATTACATCTTGATGTTGGTTGCAATTTACAAAATCATTTCCACCATTCTTTTGTACAAACTTTACAAGTAAGAAATTCTCCTATTGACAGTGCGTATAATGGAATTATGCCTAGACCTTTGCCAATGAGTTTTGATTGGCCCCCCACGGTGCGCGGTGTTAATAGGCTAGTCCCATCAAGTACTTGCAGTTATGATTCTGAGTTCATTTCAAGAAGACAGTCTTCGTTTCGGCAAAGCATTGCAGCCCACAGTGCGCAGTCTGGTGCAGCTATGTCTGAGGATGAAAGGACCATTTCTAGTGACCTGATGGAATTACCTGATGTCCCGAATCCACTGGAACTGACGGATGAGCATGATAAGAACTGGATGTCCGAGGAAGAGTTAGAGTCTCATGCAATTGGAGGGATGGATTACAATCAGTACTTTGGTGGTGGTGTGATGTATTGGAACCCGACTGATCACCCAGGGACCAGTTTCTCTCGCCCTCCTTCTCTCTGTTCAGATGATAGCTCCTGGGCTTGGAGAGAAGCAGATATGAACAGGGATGTTGATGATATGGTTGCTTTCTCCTCCTCTTACAGTACAAATGGGTTGACCTCTCCATCTGCTGGTTCCTTTTGCTCCCCATTTGATCCTTTGGGACCAGGGCCTCTTAATTACATTATGCCTGGAAGTGAAATTAGCAGCAAGGTTCTTCATTCTTCCTCAACCATGACTGATATTGGTGCAGAAGAGAGTGTATCTGGATCTGTCTCCAATATTTCAGGTGATGGAGATGTAACGACTGTGGACTCACTCCCATACCCCATTTTGAGGCCTATAATCATCCCTAGTATGTCGAGGGAAAGATCAAGATCAGAGTTTAAGCGTGGTTATGATCACAAAAGTCCCTGTGTTCCTCCAAACAGACGGGATCAGCCTCGGATTAAGAGGCCCCCTTCTCCTGTAGTCCTCTGTGTACCACGTGCTCCTCAtccacctccaccgcctcctGTTGGTGACTCTAGAAAACATAGGGGATTCCCTACTGTTAGATCTGGTAGCTCAAGCCCAAGGCACTGGGGTGTTAAAGGTTGGTTCCACGATGGACTCAATTTTGAGGAAACTTGCATGCCCATGGAAGGGAGTGAAGTAACTTGGCCTTCTTGGAGGAACAAGGGCCTTCCATCCCGTCAGATTACGCAGCCTTTAGCAGGAACGTTGCTTCAAGATCGACTTGTTGCAATTTCCCAATTAGCTCGTGATCAAGAACAC CCAGATGTTACATTTCCTCTGCAACCTCCTGAATCGCAGAACAATTCCCCTCACAAGGCTTCTCTGCCACTGGTCCATGATATTCTGCATGATGAAATCAACTCTTTCTGCAAGCAG GTTGCTGCAGAGAATCTCATCCGGAAGCCTTATATTAATTGGGCTGTTAAGCGTGTTGCACGGTCCCTTCAAGTCTTATGGCCTCGTTCCAGAACAAGCGTTTATGGCTCAAACGCAACAGGTTTATCTCTGCCATCTAGCGATGTGGATCTTGTGGTTTCTCTCCCTCCTGTGAGGAACTTG GAACCTATCAAAGAAGCTGGTATTTTAGAGGGACGCAATGGCATCAAAGAAACATGCCTTCAG CATGCTGCCAGGTATCTTGCAAACCAGGAGTGGGTCAAAAGTGATTCTCTCAAGATTGTTGAAAATACAGCT ATACCTATCATCATGCTTGTGGTGGAAGTTCCTTGTGATCTTTTCTCTACTCCTTCAAATGTACAAACCCCAAAGGAAGAAGCAGTTCTGGTAGCTTCTGACAAAGGCATTCAGAATGATGCAGGAAGCACAGAGTCTATTGCTTCTCTTAATTGGAGTAAGACAGGAAATTGTAGTAATGATGAATCCAAATCTGTTCGTCTTGACATTAGTTTCAAGTCTTCTACGCACACTGGACTTCAGACAACTGGACTG GTTAAAGATCTTACAGAGCGGTTTCCTGCTGTAACACCTCTTGCATTGGTGCTAAAACAGTTCCTCGCTGATCGTAGCCTGGATCAGTCTTATTCAGGTGGATTAAGCTCATACTGCCTG ATATTATTGATCACACGGTTGTTGCAGCACGAGCATCATCATGGCCGACCAATTAATCAA AATTATGGGAGCCTCCTGATGGATTTCCTATATTTCTTCGG GAATGTCTTTGACCCTCGACAAATGCGAATCTCAGTACAAGGAAGTGGGGTTTATTTGAACAGAGAACGTGGATGCAA CATCGACCCACTTTGCATCGACGATCCTCTGTTTTTGGCAAATAATGTTGGCAGAAATTGTTTTCGCATTCATCAGTGTATCAAG GCATTTGCTGATGCATATGCAATGCTCAAGAATGAACTAACATGCATTGACAACGATGGCATCGATGCCAAGCCTACCTGTAAATTGCTTCCAAAGTTGATTCCCAGCATCGGTCATTTGGTAGGCACCTAG